The Streptomyces bacillaris sequence GCGCACCGCCGCGATCATGCCGGTCCACCTCTACGGCCACCCGGCGGCGATGGACCGGATCGTGCCGGTCGCCGCACGCCACGGGCTCGCCGTGGTCGAGGACGCCTGCCAGGCCCACGCCGCGTCGCTGCACGGCACCCCGGTCGGCGCGTTCGGCGCGGGCGGCACCTTCAGCTTCTACCCGACGAAGAACATGCACTCCCTGGAGGGCGGCATGGTCACCACGGGCGACGCCGAACTGGCCCGTACGCTCCGGCTCCTGCGCAACCAGGGCATGGAGCAGCGGTACGCCAACGAGATCGTCGGCGCCAACATGCGGATGACCGACGTCTCCGCCGCCGTCGGCCGGGTCCAGCTCACCAAGCTGGCGGGGTGGACCGAGCAGCGCCGTACCCACGCCGCCCACCTCGACGCCCACATCACCGCACCGGCCGTCACCACCCCGCCGGTGGCCGAGGGCGCCCGGCACGTCTACCACCAGTACACCGTGCGGATCCGGGGCGACCGGGACGCCGCGATGGCCGCGCTCACCGGGGCGGGCGTCGGCAACGCGGTCTACTACCCGACGCCGATCCACCGCCTCAAGCCCTACTGGGAGCCGGACCAGAAGGCGGGCCGGGTCTGGGAGCTGCCCGAGACCGACCGGGCGGCGGCCGAGGTCGTCTCGCTGCCCGTGCACCCCTCGCTCACCCCGTCCGACCTGGAGCGCATCGTGACCGCCGTGAACTCCCTGGGGGAGCAGCTGTGAGTGCCGTACTGAAGGCCGGGCTCATCGGCCTCGGCTCCATGGGGCGCCACCACGCCCGGGTCCTCGCGAGCCTCGAAGGCGTCGAACTGGCCGGTGTCGTCGACCCGATGGGCGACCGGAACGGCTGGGCCCAGGGCGCCCCCGTCCTGACCACCGTCGACGAACTCCTCGCGCTCGGCGTCGACTACGCCGTCGTCGCCTGTCCCACCGGTCTGCACGAGAAGATCGGCCTCCAGCTCGCGGACGCCGATGTCTGCGCGCTGATCGAGAAGCCCCTCGCCGACTCCGTCGGGGGCGCCCGCCGGCTCGTCGAGGCGTTCGAGTCCCGCGGTCTGGTCGCGGACGTCGGCCACATCGAGCGCTGCAACCCGGCCCTGCTCTCGCTGCGCAGCCGGCTGGAGGCGGGCGAGCTGGGCGATGTCTACCAGGTCGTCACCCGCCGCCAGGGCCCCTTCCCGCACCGGATCGCGGACGTCGGCGTGGTCAAGGACCTCGCCACCCACGACATCGACCTCACGGGCTGGGTCACCGGCCAGGAGTACACGTCCATCGCCGCCCACACCGTCTCCAAGTCGGGCCGCCCGCACGAGGACATGGTCTCCGCCGTCGGCCGGCTCTCCGCGGGCACGATGGCCAACCACCTGGTCAACTGGCTGAGCCCGCTCAAGGAGCGGTTCACCTCGGTCACCGGGGAGCGCGGCTGCTTCATCGCCGACACGCTCACCGCCGACCTCACCTTCCACTCCAACGCGGCGGTCACCACCGAATGGGAGGCGCTGCGGGCCTTCCGCGGGGTCTCCGAGGGCGACATGGTCCGTTACGCCATCCCCAAGCGGGAGCCGCTGCTCGTCGAGCACGAGCTGTTCCGCGACGCCGTCCAGGGCAAGCCCGCCGACCTCTGCACCCTGCGGCAGGGGCTGCTCACCGTCGAGGTGGCCGAAGCCGTGCTGGAGTCCGCCTCCAGCCGTACGACCGTCACTCTCCCGGCTCCGGAGCGGACGGGCCATGGCAGCTGACCTTCCCGATCCGACGGAGAACACCGAGCCCGTCGAGCGAACCGAGAACACCGAGCCGGTCGAGCGAACCGAGCCCGCCGAGCCGGTCGAGAGCGCGGAGAGAGCCGAGGGCGCCGGAGTCGCCGAGGGCGCCGAGGCCGACGGGATCACCGCCCGCCCTCCCCGCCGGGGCACCCGCGGCCGGATCGTCATGCTCGTCGACAACAGCGTCCACGGCGACTCCCGGGTCCAGAAGCAGGCGGCCTCGGCCGCCGCGGCGGGCTGGGACGTCGTCCTGCTGGGCAAGTACTCCGGCAAGGAGGAGGAGACGGTCTGGATGCTGGGCGAGGCCGAGGTCCGCCTCATCGGGGTCAAGGCCAAGATGTCGACCCGCCCCAAGGATCTGCGCGGGGCCCCCATGCGCCGCCCCCTGGCCTACCCCTCCGAGCGGGTCGCGGACTTCCGGCTCCAGCAGGTCAAGGCGTGGCGGGCGGATCTCCGGGTCCGCGGTGCCGCGCTGAGGACGGGCGAGGACCGCTCCCCTCTCGGCTCCGTCGGCGGCCGGGTCTGGCTCGCGGCACGCCGGGGCGCGGCCCGGGCCACCGGCCGCTGGGTCAAGCTGCGCATGCGCCACACCAAGAAGCTGCGCACCATCCGCCGCACCCGCTCCACCCCCCTCGACAGGGCGACCACGGCCTTCTGGCTCACCACCATGGGGGACCGCGCCTGGCGGCGGCTCGACCCCGCCGTCTGGGACTTCGAGCTGGCCTACGGGCCCGTCATCGACGAGCTGCGGCCGGACATCATCCACGCCAACGACTTCCGGATGCTGGGCGTCGGCGCCCGCGCCAAGCTCCGCGCCCGCGCGGCCGGCCGCCGGGTCTCGCTGGTCTGGGACGCCCACGAGTACCTGCCCGGGGTGCGCTCCTGGGCCAACCAGCGGAAGCTGCCCGCGATGGTGGCGTACGAACGGGAGCACGCCAAGTACGCCGACGCGGTGGTCACCGTCTCCGGCGGCCTGGCCGATCTGCTCCAGCGGACCCACCGGCTGCCCGAGCGCCCCGCGGTGGTGCTCAACGCGCCGGAGGCGGCGGACGCGTCCCGCTTCACCGATCTGCCGGTGCCGGATCTGCGCGCCCTGTGCGGCATCGGCCCGGACGTCCCGCTGCTCGTCTACAGCGGGCTCGCCGCCCGTCAGCGCGGCCTCGACATCATGGTCGACGGGCTTCCCGAACTGCCCGGGGTCCATGTCGTGTTCGTGGCCAGCCATCCCGAACTGCCGTACATCCTGCGGCTGATGAAGCGGGCCGAGGAGCTGGGCGTACGGGACCGGGTGCACGCCCTCCCGTACGTACCGCACTGGCAGGTGGTCTCGTTCCTCTCCACCGCCGATGTCGGGGTCATCCCGATCCACCACTGGCCGAACCACGAGATCGCCCTGATCACCAAGTTCTTCGAGTACTCGCACGCCCGGCTGCCGCTGGTGGTCAGCGATGTGCGGACGATGGCGGAGGTGACCCGGGAGACCGGTCAGGGCGAGGTCTTCGAGGCGGAGAACGTCGAGGACTACGTACGGGCCGTACGGGCCGTGCTCGACGCGCCCAAGCGCTACACCGCCGCCTACGAGGTGGAGGGCAGACTGGACGCGTGGGTCTGGGAGGCCCAGGCCGAGGTTCTGGACGGGGTCTACACCCGGCTGATGCGAGGAGCAGGGGATGGCCGCAACCCCTGACGTCACCGTCACCCCCGGCGTCACCGCGCCCCCGGACGTCACCGTCGTCGTCGCCGTCTACAACACCATGCCGTATCTGACCGAGTGCCTGAACTCCCTGCTGAGGCAGAGCATCGGCCATGAGCGCCTGGAAGTCATCGCGGTGGACGACGGGTCGACCGACGACAGCGGCCGCGAGCTGGACCGGTTCGCGGCCGAGCACCCGGACGTGGTCACCGTGGTCCACCAGCCCAACTCGGGCGGGCCCGCGGCTCCGAGCAACCGGGCGCTGGAGCTGGCCACCGGCCGGTTCGTCTACTTCATCGGCTCCGACGACCACCTGGGCGAAGAGGCGCTGGAGCGGATGGTGGCCTGCGCCGACGCCGACGGTTCGGACGTGGTCGTCGGCAGGATGGCCGGCGTCAACGGGCGCTATGTCCACCAGAAGCTGTACAAGGAGGGCAGGCGGGAGGTCACGCTCTTCGACTCGGCGCTGCCCTTCACGCTCGCCAACACCAAGCTCTTCCGCCGGGAGCTGGTGGAGAAGTACGGGCTCCGGTTCCCGGAGGACATGCCGGTCGGCAGCGACCAGCCGTTCACCATCGAGGCGTGCGTCCGGGCCCGCCGGATCTCCGTCCTCGCGGACTACACGTACTACTACGCGGTCAAACGCGGCGACGCGAGCAACATCACCTACCGGGCGGACCATCTCTCCCGGCTCCGGTGCACGGCCCGCATCATGGACCACACCGCCGGGCTCATCCCGGCGGGGCCCCGGCGCGACGCCGTGCTCCGGCGCCACTTCGAGTGGGAGCTGTCCAAGCTCATGCTCGACGACTTCCCCGCCCTTCCTCTCGCCACCCGGCGGGAGATCTGCGAGGGGCTGACCACTCTGCTGGACACCTACTTCACCGACGGTCTGCGCGAGGCGACCGGGGTGAAGAGACGGGTCCGCTTCGGTCTCGCCCGGCGGGGCGCCGTCGAGGAGCTCACCCGCGCCATCGCGGACGAGGCCGAACACGGGGCGCCGCCCTTCCTGCTGGAGGGGGACCGTGCCTTCGCGCCCTACCCGGGCTTCCGGGACGCCGCGATCGGGCTCGACGACCGGTGGTACGAGGTGCGGGAGCCGGTCGCGGGCAGGCTCGCGGCCGGTACGGAGCTGGAGTCGGCCGCCTGGGAACAGGAGGGGGACGAACTCGCCCTCGCCCTGAAGGTACGGATCGGCATCACCGGCGACACCGCCTCCGCCTTTGTCGCCCTCGCCCGGGGCGCCCTGCCCAAGAGTGCCGACAAACCGGGGGCGCGCAGGCTGCCCGAGAAGGCCGTCCGCCCGGAGGCGGTCGGCGAGTTCACCCGGGAGCCCGCCGACGACGGCACCGGCACCCTGCTGACCGCCCGCATCCCGGTCGACCGGGTCCGGGCCGAGCGCGGGGTACGCGTCTACGTCGACGTAGCGGGTACGACGTACGAGATCCCGGTCCGCACCGGAGGGCTGCCGCTGCCGCTGGCCCGCCGGTGGGGGAGGACCACGCCCTACCGGGCCTCGGCCAACCGGAATCCGAAGGGGCGGCTCGTGATCACGACGGCGCTGCTGTGGGAACCGCCTCCCCGTACGGGCGTCCGGCTGCGCCGCATGCTGTCCAGGCTGAAGAGGAAAGTGACCCGATGAAGATCTGTGTAGTCGCGCTCGGCAAGATCGGGCTTCCGCTCGCCGTGCAGTTCGCCGCCAAGGGCCATCAGGTCGTCGGGGCGGATGTCGACGAGAGGGTCGTGGAGCTGGTCAACGCGGCCACCGAGCCGTTCCCCGGCGAGCACGACCTCGGCGTGAAGCTCAAGGAGACGGTCGGTGCCGGTCTGCTCTCCGCGACCACCGACACCACGGCCGCGGTCGCCGCGTCCGACGCCGTCGTGGTCGTCGTGCCGCTCTTCGTGGACGCCGAGGGCACCCCGGACTTCGGCTGGATGGACGCCGCCACCAAGGCCATCGCGGCGGGCCTCAAGCCGGGCACCCTGGTCAGCTACGAGACCACGCTGCCGGTCGGTACGACCCGAACGCGCTGGGCGCCGATGCTGGCCGAGGGCTCGGGCCTGACCCCCGGCGAGGACTTCCACCTGGTGTTCTCCCCGGAGCGGGTGCTCACCGGCCGGGTCTTCGCGGACCTGCGCCGCTATCCGAAGCTGGTCGGCGGCATCGACGAGGCGTCCGGCGCGGCGGGCACCGCCTTCTACGAGGCCGTGCTCGACTTCGACGAGCGCGCCGACCTGCCCCGCCCCAACGGCGTCTGGGACCTGGGCACGGCGGAGGCCTCCGAGCTGGCGAAGCTGGCCGAGACCACCTACCGGGACGTCAACATCGGCCTGGCCAACCAGTTCGCCCGGTTCGCGGACCGGAACGACATCGACGTCAAGAAGGTCATCGAGGCCTGCAACAGCCAGCCCTACAGCCATATCCACCAGCCCGGCATCGCCGTCGGCGGCCACTGCATCCCGGTCTACCCGCGGATGTACCTGTGGAACGACCCGGAGGCGACCGTCGTGCGCGCGGCCCGCGAGGCCAACGCGGCGATGCCCGAGTACGCCGTCGACCTGCTGGCCGCCGCCTACGGCGACCTGGAGGGCGCCGGGGTCCTGGTGCTGGGCGCGGCCTACCGCGGGGGCGTCAAGGAGACCGCGTTCTCCGGGGTCTTCGGTGTCGTCGAGGCGCTGAAGGCGCGGGGCGCGATGCCGTTCGTCTCGGACCCGCTGTACACCCCCGAGGAGCTGACCGCCCTCGGTCTCGTCCCGCACGACGGCCACCAGGCCGTCACCGCCGCGATCCTCCAGGCCGACCACGCCGACTACCGCGAACTGTCCGCCGCCGACCTGCCGGACGTCCGCGTCCTGGTCGACGGCCGCCGGACGACGGACCCGGAGAAGTGGGCCGGGGTGCGCAGGGTCGTCATCGGCGGCTGAATTCCCGTACGAGTTCCGTAATTCCGTGCGAATTCCCTCCGGGGGAGGGTCGGTGAATTTCTTTGCCGTCGACCTTCCCCCGGCGAACTCGTGTACGAAATGAACGCGGGTGGCCATGAGAGCCACCGTGCTAGCGTTTTTGGGTGTCCAAAACCCCTGCTCCCAAACATGTGATCTATCTGGCCATCGGGTTTCCCCCGGCCGCGAAGAGCTGCGCCTATCGGATGCGGGAAACCGCCAACCAATTCGTCTCACAGGGCTGGGACGTCACGGTGGTGACCATCGCCGACGCCTCCTGGGAGCGGGACTTCGGCCTCGACCACACCCTCTCCGAGCGCGTCGACCCCCGCGTACGCATCGTGAAACTGCCGCTGGTGCGCGAGGACCTGGAGACCGACATCCGGACGTTCTCCGAAGAGCGCGCGCTCCGGCCGGCCCAGTGGGCCGCCGCCTACCGCAGGAAGGGGATGGACGACTTCCCCGAGCCGATCTACGGCGGCTGGAAGGCCGACCTCGAACAGGCCGTCGGGCGCGTCCACCGGGAGAAGCCGGCCGACCTCGTCCTCGCGACCTGCGTGCCGTACGTGAACATGGCCGCCGCCCTCCACCTGTGGGAGACCCACCGGGTGCCGTACGCGATCGACTTCCGCGACGGCTGGTCCGTCGACGTCCTCGGCGACGGCGAGGCCTTCACCCCCGACTCGCCCTCCGGCGTCTGGGAGCGCAGGGTGCTCTCCCAGGCGCTCTCCCTCTGGCTCGTGAACGACCCGATCGCCGACTGGTACCGGCAGCGCCACCCCGATCTGGCCGCCCGCTTCCACGTCGTACGCAACGGGTACGACGAGGACAGCGTCCCCGCCCGGACGCGCACCCCCGACCCGGCAGCCGGGCTGACCTTCGGGCACCTCGGGGTGGTCACCTCGCCGCCGCGCATCCTCGAGGCCGTCCTCGACGGCTGGCGCATCGCCCGCGAGCGCGATCCGCTCGTCGCCCGCTCCCGGCTGGAGATCCGCGGCCAGATCGGCTCCGGCGCGGCCCGCGAGGCCAACGCCCACATGGAGATGATCCGCCGGGCGCAGGCCCGGGGGGAGGCGGTGAGCTTCGGCGGGGCCGCCCCCAAGGCCGAGGTGCCGGACATCTTCGCGAGCTGGGACGTCCTCCTCCTCATGATCATGGGAGGCAAGTACATGACCTCCGGCAAGGTGTACGAGTACGCCGCGACGGGCCTCCCGGTCATGTCCGCGCACGAGGTCGAGCACGACGCGAGCACCGTGATGACCGGCCACCCGCTGTGGACGGGCGCCTTCGGCTTCGACGAGGAAGCGCTGGCCACGGCCTACTCCGCCGCCGCGAAGCTCGCCGTCGAGGCGACCGACGAGGACCGGGCCGCCGCCCGGGCGCACGCCGCCCAGTACGCGCGGGCCGCCCAACTGGGCCCCGCCGTCCGCCGGCTCATCGGCCGGGTCACCGGCGCCCCGGACGACCCCGGGGCGCAGGCCGCGGCCCCGGGCACCCACGAGGTGGAGGACCTCTCGGTATGACGCAGGTACTTCTGATCGCCGGAGCACCGCCGCAGGAAGCGGTCCTCAGGGCGTCGGTGGAGCAGTTCCGGGCGGCGGGCGCCACCGTCGAACTGGTGGGACTCTTCGCCCCGGACGACATCGAACCCGGCCTCGGCCTCGCCGGACTGCGTTCCCTCAAGGCGGCCGCCGCCGACCGCGGCAAGGCCTTCGAGAAGCGCGTCGCCAAGCTCTCCGCCCCGCGCCGCGTCTGGGCCTCGGCCGAACGCGACCGGCAGGTCCGCCGCGCCGGGCGCCGGGCCCACGTCCTGGTCGCCCTGGACGCCTCCGCCGTCTACGCGGTGTGGCGGCTGGCCCAGCTCAACCGCAAGGCGCACGCGGTCTTCGGCATCGCGCCCGCGCTCAAGGCGGTCGAGGAGCGCCGCGCCCGCCCCCTCCACCACGCCCTGCGGGACGCCGCCCGGACCGTGCCCACCCCGGCCACCGTCGGCCGCTCCACCCGGGGCGCCGCCCGGCGCGTCGTCGGCGGGGCACTGCGCCGCGCCTCCTCCCCGGCTGTCATGCGCACCACGCTCGGCGCCCGCTCCTGGCGCGGGGTGGTGGCCGCGCCCAGGGTGCCGGACCGGCTGCGGGCCAAGCTCGCCCGCCGCGTCAGCCTCAGCATGGCCAAGGGGGGCCGCAAGGCGGGCGCCAGCCTGGTGCTCGGGGACGCCGCCCGCCGCACCACCGACCGGGCGCTGCGCGCGGCCCTGCTCGCCGAGGCCGCCCGGGCCGACCTGGCGCGCGGTCACGACGACCCGGCGCTGCGCCGGTCCGCCTACGAGGCGGCGCTCGCCCTCGCCGACCGGCGTCACGCCAAGGGCGACGCCAAGGGGGCGGCGGCCTCGCTCTCCTCCGCGCTCACCCTCGCCTTCCCCCGGGCCGTCCACTTCGACTCGCTCTCCTCACCCCTGGCCGCCGACCCCGTCGGCTATCTGGCCCCCTTCCGCGCGAGCACCGCCTTCCAGGCCCTGACCGCACCGCGCGGCCGCACCGCGCCCGCCGCCCCCGTACCGGCCGGCCGACCCCTGCGGCTGCTGGTCACCACGTACTCCAACGCCAACTTCCTCCACCCCATCCGCGAGCGGTACGCCGACCACCCCGGCGTCGAGATCCGCTTCCTGGACCTGAAGGAGGACGAGACGCTGCGTCCGCTCGCCCGGGGCGGCCAGCGGATGATGGAGCACGCGCTCGGCGGCGCGCCCGCCCTCGGGGAGCAGGCCGAGGCGGCGCTCCGGCCGCATCTGGAGTGGGCGGACACGGTCTTCGTCGACTGGTGCACCAACGCCGCCGCCCTCTTCACCCTGGTCGACCCGGGCACCACCCGGATCGTCGTACGGCTGCACAGCTACGAGGCGTTCACGCTCTGGCCGCACCTCGTGGCGTGGGACCGGGTCGACGACGTGGTCTTCGTCGGGGACCACCTGCGCGATCTGGCCGTCGCCTGCCTGCCGCCCCTGGCGGCGCCGGACGGACCGGCGCTGCACGTCATCGCCAACGCCATGGACCTGGAGCGGTTCCGGCGGGAGAAGACCGGCGCCGACGCCCGCTTCACCGTGGGCCTGATCGGCGCGGGTGTCGTCGCCAAGGATCCGCGCTGGGCCGTGGAGGTCCTGCGGCTGCTGCGGGAGCACGACGAGCGGTACCGCCTGGTCGTCATCGGGGACGGGCTGGACCGCAAGGCGAGCCCCGCGGCCCGCGCCTACGACGACCTCCTCCGGAAGGACCTGGCCGAGCTGGAGCCCACCGGGGCGGTCCGGCTGCTGGGGCGTACGGAGGATGTGCCCGCGGCTCTCACCGGGGTCGGGGTGATCCTCAGCAGCTCGGTGCGCGAGAGCTTCCACTGCGGCCTGGTCGAGGGCGCCGTCAGCGGGGCGCTCCCGGTCGTCCGCGACTGGCCGTTCTTCGCGGGCAAGGAGCACGGCGCCCGGACCCTCTTCCCCGCCGACTGGGTGGTCGCCACCCCGAGGGAGGCCGCCGACCGCGTCCTCGCGCTGACGGCGACCGAGGAGAAGTGGCGCAAGGCGACGGCCGACGCGGCGGAGCACGCGCTGACGACCTGGGACTGGCCGGTGATCGCCCCCGGCTTCGACCGGCTGCTGCTGAAGGGCTGACCGCTGGAGGGCCGACCTCCGGAGGGCTTGACCGCTGGAGGGCCGACCCCTCTCCCCGTACGACGGCTGAGCACTCCGCCGTACGGGGAGGAGCCCGGGCCCTCGGTGCCTCAGGCCGGAGTGGCCCGCTCCCTGAGGGCGCCGTCCTCCTCCTCGTACACCGTCCCGTCCTGCGGGCACTCCCACACGCCCGGCTCGCCCTCGCGGGCGGTCAGGCGCTCCCCGCTGCGGCCCACCCAGCCGATCCGCCGGGCCGGTACGCCGACGACCAGGGCGAAGTCGGGGACGTCCCGGGTCACCACCGCGCCCGCCGCGACCATGGCCCACCGGCCGATCCGGACCGGCGCCACACAGACGGACCGGGCCCCGAGCGAGGCTCCCTCCGCGACCTGGACGCCCACGGGCTGCCAGTCGCCGCCGCGCTTCTGCCGGCCGTCGGGGTCCACCGAGCGCGGGTTGTGGTCGTTGGTGAGGACCACCGCAGGGCCGACGAAGACGCCGTCGGCCAGCTCGGCGGGCTCGTAGACGAGGGCGTAGTTCTGCAGCTTGACGTTGTTCCCGATGCGGACGCCGGAGCCGACGTACGCGCCCCGGCCCACCACGCACCCTTCGCCGAGCTTCGCGCCCTCCCGGATCTGCGCCAGCTCCCAGACGCTGCTGCCCGCCCCGATCTCGGCGCTCTCGTCGACCTGGGCGGTGGGCTGGACCCTGTAGTTCACGTCGTACGCCTTTCACGGGAGCCGGAAACCGGGAGCCGGGCCGGTCCCGGGCAGCATAGGGCGGTCGGCGGGCCCTGCGGTGGCCCTGCGGCCGGGTGGCGCGACCCCGGTTTGACCCCCGGAACCCGGCCCCGTAACCTTGACCCTCGGTGTGTTTCCGTACGCACCTGCCCCTGAGCACATCCCTCCCGGTCCCGGTCGGTGTTCGCGCCGTCCGCCAGGAGAGGCCGCTCATCCTTCCGGATCGTCCCGGGCCCCGGCCCGTGCGAGCGGCTGGCATCAGGGGATCCGTTCCGAGCGAGGGAGAGATCCGCGTGTACGCCATCGTGCGCAGCGGTGGTCGCCAGCACAAGGTTGCTGTCGGCGACATCGTTGAGGTTGACAAGATTTCCACTGCCAAGGTTGGCGACACGGTCGAGCTCTCGACCCTGCTCGTTGTCGACGGTGACGCGGTCACCAGCGACCCGTGGGTGCTCGACGGCATCAAGGTCACGGCCGAGGTCGTGGACCACCACAAGGGCGCGAAGATCGACATCCTTCGCTACAAGAACAAGACCGGCTACCGCCGTCGCCAGGGTCACCGCCAGCAGTACACGGCGATCAAGGTCACCGGTATCCCCGCGGCTGCGAAGTAAGGGACTGAGAACACATGGCACACAAGAAGGGCGCATCGTCCACTCGGAACGGGCGCGATTCCAATGCTCAGCGGCTCGGCGTGAAGCGCTTCGGCGGCCAGGCCGTCAACGCCGGTGAGATCCTGGTCCGCCAGCGCGGCACCCACTTCCACCCAGGCACGGGCGTCGGCCGTGGCGGCGACGACACGCTGTTCGCGCTGACCGCCGGTGCGGTGGAGTTCGGTACCCACCGTGGCCGCAAGGTCGTGAACATCGTTCCGCTCGCCGTCTGAGTTCTTCCTCAGCGCGCGCAGAACGGCACACAGCACCTTCCGAGGGCGGATCTCAGCTTTCCCGGCGAACGGGGAAGCGGGTCCGCCCTCGGCGTGTTACGACAGAGACAATTCCGTATTTTTCTGCTGTACCTGGAGGCACCCACCATGACCACCTTCGTGGACCGCGTCGAGCTGCATGCCGCCGCGGGTAACGGAGGCCACGGCTGCGCCTCCGTACACCGGGAGAAGTTCAAGCCGCTCGGCGGCCCCGACGGGGGCAACGGCGGCCGCGGCGGCGATGTGATCCTGGTCGTCGAGCAGTCCGTGACCACGCTGCTGGACTACCACCACAGCCCCCACCGCAAGGCCACCAACGGCCAGCCCGGCGCCGGTGACAACCGCTCCGGCAAGGACGGCCAGGACCTGGTCCTGCCCGTGCCCGACGGCACCGTCGTCCTCGACAAGGCCGGCAACGTCCTCGCGGACCTGGTCGGCCAGGGCACCACCTTCGTCGCCGGACAGGGCGGCCGCGGCGGGCTCGGCAACGCTGCGCTGGCCTCCGCCCGCCGCAAGGCGCCCGGGTTCGCACTGCTCGGTGAGCCGGGGGAGAGCCGGGACATCGTCCTGGAGCTCAAGACCGTCGCGGACGTGGCGCTCGTCGGCTACCCGAGCGCGGGCAAGTCCTCGCTGATCTCGGTGCTCTCCGCCGCCAAGCCGAAGATCGCGGACTACCCCTTCACCACACTGGTCCCCAACCTCGGTGTCGTCACCGCGGGTTCGACCGTCTACACCATCGCGGACGTCCCCGGCCTCATCCCCGGCGCCAGCCAGGGCAAGGGGCTCGGCCTGGAGTTCCTGCGCCATGTCGAGCGCTGCTCGGTGCTCGTGCACGTCCTGGACACCGCGACGCTGGAGTCCGACCGCGACCCCCTCTCCGACCTCGACACCATCGAGGAGGAGCTGCGCCAGTACGGCGGCCTGGAGGACCGGCCCCGCATCGTCGCCCTGAACAAGGTCGACATCCCCGACGGCCAGGACCTGGCCGACATGATCCGCCCCGACCTGGAGGCCCGCGGCTACCAGGTCTTCGAGGTCTCCGCGATCGCGCACAAGGGCCTCAAGGAGCTGAGCTTCGCGCTCGCCGGGATCATCGCG is a genomic window containing:
- the obgE gene encoding GTPase ObgE, translated to MTTFVDRVELHAAAGNGGHGCASVHREKFKPLGGPDGGNGGRGGDVILVVEQSVTTLLDYHHSPHRKATNGQPGAGDNRSGKDGQDLVLPVPDGTVVLDKAGNVLADLVGQGTTFVAGQGGRGGLGNAALASARRKAPGFALLGEPGESRDIVLELKTVADVALVGYPSAGKSSLISVLSAAKPKIADYPFTTLVPNLGVVTAGSTVYTIADVPGLIPGASQGKGLGLEFLRHVERCSVLVHVLDTATLESDRDPLSDLDTIEEELRQYGGLEDRPRIVALNKVDIPDGQDLADMIRPDLEARGYQVFEVSAIAHKGLKELSFALAGIIAKARASKPKEEATRIVIRPKAVDDAGFTVTAEGEDLYRVRGEKPERWVRQTDFNNDEAVGYLADRLNRLGVEDALVKAGARAGDGVAIGPEENAVVFDWEPTMQAGAEMLGRRGEDHRMEAPRPAAQRRRERAAERDDAEQEYDEFDPF
- a CDS encoding glycosyltransferase, yielding MTQVLLIAGAPPQEAVLRASVEQFRAAGATVELVGLFAPDDIEPGLGLAGLRSLKAAAADRGKAFEKRVAKLSAPRRVWASAERDRQVRRAGRRAHVLVALDASAVYAVWRLAQLNRKAHAVFGIAPALKAVEERRARPLHHALRDAARTVPTPATVGRSTRGAARRVVGGALRRASSPAVMRTTLGARSWRGVVAAPRVPDRLRAKLARRVSLSMAKGGRKAGASLVLGDAARRTTDRALRAALLAEAARADLARGHDDPALRRSAYEAALALADRRHAKGDAKGAAASLSSALTLAFPRAVHFDSLSSPLAADPVGYLAPFRASTAFQALTAPRGRTAPAAPVPAGRPLRLLVTTYSNANFLHPIRERYADHPGVEIRFLDLKEDETLRPLARGGQRMMEHALGGAPALGEQAEAALRPHLEWADTVFVDWCTNAAALFTLVDPGTTRIVVRLHSYEAFTLWPHLVAWDRVDDVVFVGDHLRDLAVACLPPLAAPDGPALHVIANAMDLERFRREKTGADARFTVGLIGAGVVAKDPRWAVEVLRLLREHDERYRLVVIGDGLDRKASPAARAYDDLLRKDLAELEPTGAVRLLGRTEDVPAALTGVGVILSSSVRESFHCGLVEGAVSGALPVVRDWPFFAGKEHGARTLFPADWVVATPREAADRVLALTATEEKWRKATADAAEHALTTWDWPVIAPGFDRLLLKG
- the rplU gene encoding 50S ribosomal protein L21 is translated as MYAIVRSGGRQHKVAVGDIVEVDKISTAKVGDTVELSTLLVVDGDAVTSDPWVLDGIKVTAEVVDHHKGAKIDILRYKNKTGYRRRQGHRQQYTAIKVTGIPAAAK
- a CDS encoding acyltransferase produces the protein MNYRVQPTAQVDESAEIGAGSSVWELAQIREGAKLGEGCVVGRGAYVGSGVRIGNNVKLQNYALVYEPAELADGVFVGPAVVLTNDHNPRSVDPDGRQKRGGDWQPVGVQVAEGASLGARSVCVAPVRIGRWAMVAAGAVVTRDVPDFALVVGVPARRIGWVGRSGERLTAREGEPGVWECPQDGTVYEEEDGALRERATPA
- the rpmA gene encoding 50S ribosomal protein L27; translation: MAHKKGASSTRNGRDSNAQRLGVKRFGGQAVNAGEILVRQRGTHFHPGTGVGRGGDDTLFALTAGAVEFGTHRGRKVVNIVPLAV